Proteins from one Rosa chinensis cultivar Old Blush chromosome 7, RchiOBHm-V2, whole genome shotgun sequence genomic window:
- the LOC112179493 gene encoding patatin-like phospholipase domain-containing protein 2, translating to MFRRKLTGASSSSSSPLMAPYSSLLLRPQPHPFSLSTIKPNPNPNPNLINRYTLLPLRTVNLKSSLPRSSSDPDTNRTAASSASPPPPPPPTTKKSFAVATGELFLGLATRIIKRRNGGPDRDAAASVAMFESSGKFSDERIGKVIEDELQPEVVWEQRVKDVEAEKERRVITSPGFSFSAAGLLFPYHLGAAQFLIENGYIKETTPLAGSSAGAIVCAVIASGASMAEALQATKILAEDCRNRGTAFRLGAVLRDVLQKFLPEDAHIKSNGRVRVAVTQLLWRPRGLLVDQFDSKEDLINAVFTSSFIPGYLAPRPATMFRNRLCIDGGLTLFMPPTSAAKTVRVCAFPASRLGLQGIGISPDCNPDDRATPRELFNWALEPAEDDILDRLFALGYKDAAVWAESNPVGQIVEDDSSLIGSGLA from the exons ATGTTTCGGAGGAAACTAACTGGAGCctcttcttcatcctcctcACCACTCATGGCTCCCtactcctctctcctcctccgTCCTCAACCTcaccccttctctctctccaccatcaaacctaaccctaaccctaaccctaatctcATCAACCGCTACACCTTACTCCCTCTCCGCACCGTAAACTTAAAGTCCTCTCTCCCGCGCTCTTCATCTGACCCCGACACCAATCGCACGGCGGCGTCGTCGGcttcacctccacctccaccgccTCCGACGACAAAGAAGTCGTTTGCTGTTGCGACGGGGGAGTTGTTCTTGGGCCTGGCGACTAGGATCATCAAGCGGCGCAATGGAGGCCCGGACCGTGACGCGGCGGCATCCGTCGCCATGTTTGAGAGCTCCGGCAAGTTCTCCGATGAGAGAATTGGGAAGGTGATTGAGGATGAGCTTCAGCCGGAGGTCGTTTGGGAGCAGCGCGTGAAGGATGTGGAGGCTGAGAAAGAGAGGCGCGTGATTACAAGTCCCGGCTTTAGTTTCTCCGCTGCGGGACTTCTTTTCCCTTACCATCTAGGTGCTGCTCAGTTCTTGATTGAGAATGGCTATATCAAG GAAACCACTCCATTAGCTGGTTCCTCTGCAGGTGCCATTGTGTGTGCTGTGATTGCCTCTGGAGCAAGTATGGCAGAGGCCTTACAAGCTACTAAAATTCTGGCTGAAGATTGCCGGAACAGAGGGACAGCTTTTCGACTTGGG GCTGTTCTTCGAGATGTTCTCCAAAAGTTTTTGCCTGAGGATGCTCATATTAAGTCTAATGGGAGGGTTAGAG TTGCTGTAACACAGCTCCTATGGAGACCAAGAGGTTTACTGGTGGATCAGTTTGACTCCAAGGAAGATCTCATTAATGCGGTTTTCACTTCTTCCTTTATTCCAGG GTATCTCGCACCAAGACCAGCAACGATGTTCCGGAATCGTCTTTGTATTGATGGGGGCTTGACTTTATTTATGCCACCAACATCTGCAGCAAAGACG GTTCGTGTTTGTGCTTTCCCAGCTAGTCGATTGGGTTTACAAGGAATTGGGATCAGTCCGGACTGTAATCCGGATGATAGGGCAACCCCTCGAGAG CTTTTCAATTGGGCACTTGAGCCAGCAGAAGATGATATTCTTGACCGGCTTTTTGCGCTTGGATATAAAGATGCAGCTGTATGGGCCGAGTCCAACCCAGTTGGCCAAATAGTTGAAGATGATAGTTCCTTGATCGGTAGTGGCTTAGCTTAG
- the LOC112180289 gene encoding tryptophan--tRNA ligase, cytoplasmic translates to MEIKENGEEEQQIVNPWKVEAKEGGKIDYDKLIDQFGCQRIDQSLVDRVRRLTSHTPHVFLRRDVFFAHRDFNEILDAYERGEKFYLYTGRGPSSEALHLGHLIPFMFTKYLQDAFKVPLVIQLTDDEKCIWKNLTVEESQRLARENAKDIIACGFDVTRTFIFSDFDYVGGAFYKNMVKVGKCVTYNKVVGIFGFTGEDHIGKVSFPPVQAVPSFPSSFPHLFSGQDNLRCLIPCAIDQDPYFRMTRDVAPRIGYHKPALIESLFFPALQGETGKMSASDPNSAIYVTDSAKDIKSKINKFAFSGGQDTIEKHRELGANLEVDIPYKYLKFFLDDDIELAYIGKEYGAGRMLTGEVKQRLIQVLTEIVERHRRARAAVTDEMVDAFMAVRPLPNMFN, encoded by the exons ATGGAGATAAAGGAAAACGGAGAAGAAGAGCAGCAGATTGTGAATCCTTGGAAGGTGGAGGCCAAAGAAGGCGGCAAAATCGACTATGATAAGCTCATAGATCAGTTCGGTTGCCAGAGGATCGATCAGTCTCTCGTCGACCGTGTCCGCCGTCTCACCTCACATACTCCGCACGTTTTCCTCCGCCGTGACGTCTTCTTCGCTCACCG GGACTTCAATGAGATTCTGGATGCTtatgagagaggagagaagttCTATTTGTACACAGGAAGAGGGCCTTCCTCTGAGGCTTTGCATTTGGGGCATCTCATCCCCTTCATGTTCACCAA ATATCTGCAAGATGCCTTCAAGGTCCCTCTCGTTATACAACTTACCGATGACGAGAAATGTATATGGAAAAATCTCACAGTTGAAGAAAGCCAGAGACTTGCAAGGGAAAATGCTAAAGACATCATTGCTTGTGGTTTTGATGTAACAAGAACCTTTATCTTCTCTGATTTTGATTATGTTGGGGG TGCCTTCTACAAGAACATGGTTAAGGTTGGAAAGTGTGTCACCTATAATAAG GTTGTTGGCATATTTGGTTTCACCGGTGAAGATCATATAGGAAAAGTTAGTTTTCCTCCTGTACAG GCGGTACCATCATTTCCAAGTTCATTTCCACATCTCTTCTCTGGCCAAGATAATCTTCGTTGCTTAATACCCTGTGCAATTGACCAG GATCCTTATTTTAGAATGACCCGAGATGTTGCTCCACGCATTGGATATCATAAACCTGCTTTAATCGAGTCTCTATTCTTCCCTGCCCTCCAG GGAGAAACAGGAAAAATGTCGGCTAGTGATCCAAATTCTGCCATCTATGTAACTGATTCTGCAAAGGATATTAAGAGCAAG ATAAACAAGTTTGCATTTTCAGGGGGACAAGATACAATAGAGAAACACAGAGAGTTGGGAGCAAATCTCGAG GTAGACATTCCATACAAGTATCTGAAATTTTTTCTGGATGATGACATCGAGCTTGCTTATATCGGAAAG GAGTATGGTGCAGGTCGAATGTTGACAGGGGAAGTGAAGCAGAGGCTCATTCAAGTTTTGACAGAAATTGTGGAGAGACATCGTAGGGCTAGAGCTGCTGTCACTGATGAG atGGTGGACGCATTTATGGCAGTGAGGCCCCtcccaaacatgttcaactaA